A window of Bacteroidota bacterium genomic DNA:
TTTGAGAAATGGGTTCGCCTACAAGATTATACAACTTTCCGCTATGTTTCTCATCTATCAGCATTTTTGTGTATGCATATCCTAACTCTTCTCTGCATGTATAAGTACATTTTCCAGAGCCAGCACAATTTCTAATTTCTCCATCTTTAAGGTAGGTCTCAATGTACTCCAAATCTGGTTCTATATAAATTCCATTTCTGCCAATTGACCATTCAAGACCAGAGTTTTGAATATCTTTTTCTGTTTGCCGATTGCTTTGTACAACAGGGCTGAATGCATTTTTGAATTCATCACCGACTATGCTGGTATAAACTATCTTTATTACCCCATTCTGTTTTGCAGCTTCAATTACGTTCCTATGTTGCTGAATTCTTTTTTGAGGATCATCCATTCCCGAAATTAGGATTAGTCTATCAACATCTTTTAAAGCTGCATTAAAATCATCTCGATTATTATAATCACCTTTTCTAATTTCAACTCCAAGATGATTTGCTTTTTCTGGAGACCTTACAATTCCAATTACATTCTTTTCACCAATCTCCTTTATTAGTTCATTTACAATTGACGATCCTAATTGTCCGTTTGCTGCCGTAACTGCGATCTTCATTTTTTCTGTTTTTGTTCGTTAAGATACATCGTTTACAAAATTTAAAGATTAGACTTTACACCAAATTAGTTTCTAAGCTTGTTGATTGTTCCTTAGTTCTTAATTCAATTTCAACATCTTGCTGTTTTTCGCTTGACCCCAACTCTCCCCTTGGCAATAACTTTATCTATGTAATCATTGGCGAGTGGCACTTTACAGGCAGTTCCTCCAACATCCACGCTAACTTTGCCTATCCTCTTTGCTACTTCCTTTGACTTTTCAGTCAACAGTTCGAAATAGGTTCCGACAGCAATCACAAAACCATTCATGGTATAACGAACCCTGTTTTGGGCATCATGAATTTCTTTTTCGACTGTATCAAGTAATTTTAGATAGGCCTTGGTATCCAGCTTTTCATCATCATTTACTGCTGCGTAATAAGCCAATGTTCCCCAACCAGCAGAAGCAACGGTCTCTATATCCGATTGAATCCATTTTAGGCCTAATTCAAAGCCGTATTCTGTTTCAGCAGCAACCCAAGGCACAGCGTATTCACTCAAATAGGACCAGTATGCCTGACTTACCCATAGTTCAAGTTGTTCTTTTGTAATTTGCTTTTCATCAGCCATTAAAGCAGCCAGATACATAGCATCATGGTTTCCGGTAGCATATAGTTCTAATGAGAGTTCGTGATTCTTCTTTGTTTTTTTCAGAATCTTTTTCAGGTCCTGAACTTTAACGCCAAAAAGTGGCTCTTTTGCTCCATGTTTTATGTACGTATTTTTGGTTTGCTCATCTCCGTATTCTTTGAGCTCAGATAAAATTTCTTTGGTTGTCATGATTTTTCTGTTTTTATTTCTGCCAACATTCGGGTCTTTTTCTGTGGCATAACACTTTTCTTCACCATCCCAAAAATTTTCGGGGCCTAAAATCCAAAAACTTTGTCAGCCGAATTTCCAACGAGGGAGGGCTTTATTGATATAGCTTGAAACATGTGTTTGATTAGCTTATTCTTCTTTTATTCTTTCCTTTAAATCCATTTGCTCATGCAAAATCCTTATTATTTCTAATTTAATCTCATCAATTTTTCGATAAAATACAATATGTCTCCCAGCTCTAATTCCACATAAATTTTCAGTAATTCCTGAATACTTTTTTCCTAAATCAGAATTAGATGATAATTCTTCAAAAGTATCAATCAGCATATTGTAATACTTATCAGCTCGATTTTCAGACCATGTGTCAGCTGTATAATACCAAATATCAGCTAAATCTTCAACGGCCTTATTTGTTAAATGGTATTTAGCCATTCAATTTATTTTTGGACTTTATTTGTTCAAGATGTGTCTTTGGATTAAAATCATGAGCAATTCCACTATCGATTCCCTCTTGAATGGCATCTTTTAAAGCAATAATTCTATTCTCTTCTTCTTCTAAAAGACGCAATCCTGCACGTACTACTTCACTTGCATTATTATATCGGCCTGCTGATATTCTATTATGAATAAAATTGAGAAAATAGCTTCCTAAGGATATTGATGTATTTCTATTCATTTTTCATTATTTACCCAAATGTACCAATTATTGGTATTAATGCCAAATATTATTCATTTTTCATCAAATTAGAATGTCTGCATAGAGAGTTGAACTTATCAGTAATGTTGTCAATATGATAAATGCAGTTTTCATTAGGCAGTATGATGGTACAGTTTTGAGCAGAACAATGCGTTTAGCAAAGCATTCCATAAAACTAGTGTTGGGGTCCCTAATTAAATCTTTGCTTTTGTTAAGAAATATAATCTCTGAAGCTCTTGAATTTTTCTCGTAACTTCATCATTTGATGTGTGAGTTACATGATAATAGTTTCTCCACGACCGTGAATAGGAAAGAATCAACCCAAAATCCAAACTAATAATATGAATTCCATCTCCATCTATTGCTGGTATTATAGGTTGACATTCTAAAAGTAGAATCGAATCCCCATAATGATTAACTACAAATACAGAATCAACTTGAACTTCTTCAAGATACTCTCTATCAATACCAACTACTTGATTATTCTTAACTTCAAAACTTATTTTATCTAGAAGCCTATATGAACTATCCTCATAAATACCATAAGTAAAAGTCATCAAAGTGTCATGGAAAATCTTCTTTTCAAAACGGAATGTATCAAGTGCATTATAGATTTTATCAAACCTACTATACACACCAAAATAGAAAAGTAATTCATTGGTTTCTGAAGAGTCTTTGATTTTTGTGACCTCATTTTTATTTGAATTACAACCCATCAGAAGTATAAGCAATATGA
This region includes:
- a CDS encoding NAD(P)H-binding protein codes for the protein MKIAVTAANGQLGSSIVNELIKEIGEKNVIGIVRSPEKANHLGVEIRKGDYNNRDDFNAALKDVDRLILISGMDDPQKRIQQHRNVIEAAKQNGVIKIVYTSIVGDEFKNAFSPVVQSNRQTEKDIQNSGLEWSIGRNGIYIEPDLEYIETYLKDGEIRNCAGSGKCTYTCREELGYAYTKMLIDEKHSGKLYNLVGEPISQSQLADYINKIYKTNLVYNSVSVEAYATERKEELGDFIGTVIAGIYEGIRNGANDI
- a CDS encoding DNA alkylation repair protein encodes the protein MTTKEILSELKEYGDEQTKNTYIKHGAKEPLFGVKVQDLKKILKKTKKNHELSLELYATGNHDAMYLAALMADEKQITKEQLELWVSQAYWSYLSEYAVPWVAAETEYGFELGLKWIQSDIETVASAGWGTLAYYAAVNDDEKLDTKAYLKLLDTVEKEIHDAQNRVRYTMNGFVIAVGTYFELLTEKSKEVAKRIGKVSVDVGGTACKVPLANDYIDKVIAKGRVGVKRKTARC
- a CDS encoding type II toxin-antitoxin system RelE/ParE family toxin, with protein sequence MAKYHLTNKAVEDLADIWYYTADTWSENRADKYYNMLIDTFEELSSNSDLGKKYSGITENLCGIRAGRHIVFYRKIDEIKLEIIRILHEQMDLKERIKEE
- a CDS encoding type II toxin-antitoxin system ParD family antitoxin, giving the protein MNRNTSISLGSYFLNFIHNRISAGRYNNASEVVRAGLRLLEEEENRIIALKDAIQEGIDSGIAHDFNPKTHLEQIKSKNKLNG